Proteins found in one Cheilinus undulatus linkage group 9, ASM1832078v1, whole genome shotgun sequence genomic segment:
- the znf276 gene encoding zinc finger protein 276, translated as MKKKSRRPRPETSGQTSRTQTTMSTGEDKRQTGNSRRPRRTVPASTESFCHENIAKDRDADADFSVTAADDTQRHPETKSRPSGRLSAAICRLCHGKFSPRSLRHAFNKWPQDSIDVVDDESDSVAPSPLLFHTDFQRLVGVQLDRDPRLSEFICKKCHAKFYKCHSILIRFLQRVNLPPVGKENLKNQKNAKLPESSVSHSLTTPPSFSSDPKCLHSLVSWAHHHGEGCRFCPDLKEVLEGQCWGSVKAVWGCVDGHRYIMDTTPTNPGYTLNLSTEALGTGSIMYGVMSEAEEQEQEEGDEEEQVSRNGKMSVGGSVQHSSPSAPAQSQSSVMVDWSSNTEVFTDPAGALSPAQAQLRDRAADSDLSDRGNSEDEFEERRKTGLSDDELFEPYSDKRVTVPNKRKKSQKVLEEPKIKKKPGPKPGWKNKFKPKVEELPNIYKCPYQGCTAVYRAPDGLKKHIKEHHEEMRERPCPHPGCNKVFMIDRYLQRHIKLIHTEERNYICDQCGQTFKQRKHLSVHQMRHSGAKPLQCEVCGFQCRQRASLKYHMTKHKAEADLEFACLMCGKRFEKAHNLNVHMSMVHPLTQAEAQRGSSQQQQPLYSDLHTITLTGEVVQQDQDR; from the exons atgaagaagaaaagcagaCGTCCAAGGCCAGAAACTTCAGGGCAGACCAGTAGGACACAGACCACGATGAGCACTGGTGAGGACAAGAGGCAGACTGGGAACAGCAGGAGACCACGAAGGACTGTTCCTGCAAGCACAGAAAGTTTCTGTCACGAGAATATTGCAAAAGACAGGGATGCTGATGCAGACTTCAGTGTTACAGCAGCTGATGACACACAGAGACATCCAGAGACCAAGTCTAGACCCTCAG GTCGTCTGTCAGCAGCCATCTGTCGCCTCTGCCATGGAAAGTTTTCTCCACGCAGCTTGCGCCATGCCTTCAACAAGTGGCCTCAAGACTCCATCGATGTTGTTGACGATGAATCCGACTCTGTGGCTCCGTCGCCACTTTTATTCCACACAGACTTCCAGCGATTGGTGGGCGTCCAGTTGGACCGTGATCCCCGGTTATCAGAATTCATCTGCAAAAAATGCCATGCAAAGTTCTACAAGTGCCACAGCATACTGATCAGGTTTctgcagagagtcaacctcccACCAGTGGGAAAAGAGAATCTCAAAAACCA gAAGAATGCAAAGCTTCCAGAGTCTTCAGTCAGCCACAGCCTAACaa CACCACCGTCCTTTAGCTCAGACCCAAAGTGCCTCCACAGTCTGGTGTCCTGGGCTCACCACCACGGAGAAGGGTGCCGCTTCTGCCCCGACCTGAAGGAGGTGCTAGAGGGCCAGTGCTGGGGCTCTGTGAAGGCCGTATGGGGCTGCGTTGATGGTCACAGATACATAATGGACACAACTCCCACAAACCCTGGGTACACTCTGAACCTGAGCACAGAAGCATTGGGGACTGGGAGTATCATGTATGGAGTGATGTCAGAGGCAGAAGAacaggagcaggaggagggagatgaagaggagCAAGTCAGCCGGAATGGAAAGATGTCAGTGGGAGGTTCGGTTCAACACAGCTCACCTTCAGCCCCGGCACAGTCGCAGAGCTCAGTGATGGTGGACTGGAGCAGCAACACTGAAG tttttacagATCCTGCAGGGGCGCTGTCTCCTGCTCAAGCCCAGCTAAGGGACAGAGCTGCCGACAGTGATCTGTCAGACAG GGGTAACTCAGAGGATGAGTTTGAGGAGCGAAGGAAAACGGGATTATCAGACGATGAGCTGTTCGAGCCCTACTCAGACAAGAG GGTAACCGTCCcaaacaagagaaagaaaagccaGAAAGTCCTGGAGGAGCCCAAAATCAAGAAGAAACCTGGACCTAAACCTGGCTGGAAGAACAAATTCAAACCTAAAGT agAGGAGCTGCCCAACATCTACAAGTGTCCTTATCAGGGCTGCACGGCCGTCTACAGAGCTCCTGATGGTTTAAAG AAGCACATCAAGGAGCATCATGAGGAGATGAGAGAGCGACCCTGTCCTCACCCTGGCTGCAACAAGGTTTTCATGATTGACCGTTACCTGCAGCGACACATCAAGCTGATTCACACAG AGGAGCGGAACTACATTTGTGACCAGTGTGGCCAAACCTTTAAACAGAGGAAGCACCTTTCAGTTCACCAGATGAGACATTCAGGGGCCAAACCACTCCA ATGTGAGGTTTGTGGCTTCCAGTGTCGACAGCGTGCATCACTAAAGTACCACATGACCAAACACAAGGCCGAGGCTGACCTGGAGTTTGCGTGTCTGATGTGCGGGAAACGTTTCGAGAAGGCTCACAACCTGAACGTACACATGTCCATGGTCCACCCGCTGACTCAGGCCGAGGCCCAGAGAGGcagcagccagcagcagcagccgctCTACAGCGACCTGCACACCATCACTCTGACCGGGGAGGTCGTTCAGCAAGACCAGGACAGATGA